The DNA segment CACCTTTACCGCATCTAACGGTGGGACAGGCCCATATCCAGTCTGACCATGGGGCCTCAGTCGATCTGCTGGCCACGGCAACGCATGCACCTGCTCCGAAAGATGCGATTCAGTTTGCCAATCAGCTGATCCACAAGCTATCCGGTGACAAGCCATTTACAAACTGGAAAGGGGCGGACCATGAGTTCCAGCCGCTTGGCCCTGGACTGCACGCCTGGCTCGTTACGCTATATCAGAATAATACACCTGTAGGATACCTCATTATCGGCGCTCATCCTTCGGGAGGCTACGCCTTAATCGAATATGGCGCCGGTTCCGAGCCGTTGTTCGACACCGCCGCACTCAAGCGGGCACTGGCCGCTGAGCATAGCGCGTCCGACCGCCTTGCGCTTCAATCTCTGGAAATCCAGCAGCTCTATGCCGGGCCGCTACTCGCCGAATGGCGCATTATTAACCGTGCTGACAAGTCCATTGGGATGCACGCTGCCAATGATGCACTGGCCCTGCAGTATCGCGATGCCCGCAACGCGGATCCTTTGCCGGATAACGAATCCATATGGCAGAAAATGCGATCTGTACCGATCAAGCTGTCAGCCCTTATCATTACTAGTGGACAACCTCAAGCCGCCCCTGACCCACCTACTATTACAGCGGAGAGCTTTGATCCAAACGATAATCTTTTGTGGCTGACAAACGATAAGCTTAAGCTCACTCCATCATCATTTGCCAAAGAGCTGCGTCAGCATAAATCCCTGATCTTCGCGGCGCGAGGAGAGGGTCGCAATTATACCCTACCTTTACCCGTCTATGGCTACCAGTCCTGGACACAAGTGGATGACACCCGTGCAGAATGCCTTTACATCCTGACCGGATCAGCCAAGTCTCCCCGGTTCATCGCTTTTGACGAGATTGCGAAGGCTGGACAGTTCTACAGCAGCACAACGCCTTAAAACACAAACAGAGCCTGGAGCTTAGCGTTATGCGCTAAAGTTTCAGGCTCTCTCTAAACTCACTTGCGGTCGGCCGTGCCCTTTCCTTTTCCGTTAAGTGACGGTTTTTTCGCTACCTGCCCCCACATCATCCCTAAGCTAAACGGGATCATACCGAACCATCTGCGGCTCCACGGCTCCTTCTCTCTGCCTCGGCTGCGGCGAACATCCTTCGGCGTCTCCATATAGTCGACGACTCGTTCGGTAATGTACTTGACCAGTTCGTCTCCCTTGGCCATGTCATATCCCTCCTTCTAACAATATTGCATCATCACTTGAATTACATATCGTTAGTTTACACCGATTGCCTATCCTCTAAACCGCTGAACCGTCATGATCATGCATTTACTATCTATCTAATAAGGGTAAGCGTTTTTGATCTGTCTAAAAAAGTGCAAGAGCATCTTTTTAAGCAATGCATGAATTTTCAAAATCTGACTCAATCTATAGTAGACATCTAACCCTGGAGGTGAGTTCATGAGACGTAAATATGTTCCCTTGTTTATGCTAATATTCGTCTTTGGCAGCATGTACGGCCACGGCCCTAATGCATATGCTGATGACAGCTCCTTTAGGCATGCCTTCCCTCAACCGGTTATTCTTATCGATGCAGGGCATGGCGGAATCGACGGTGGAACTTCTTATGGAGACATTCTGGAAAAAAATATAAACTTGGAAATCGGGCGGCGTCTTTACGTTATTCTTCGTAGTCACGGATACGAGACAATCCTGAACAGAACTGGAGATTACGCGCTAAGCGATGATAACCGCTGGCTGCGCAGCCGTTCCAGACATATCCGGGATCTAGCACAGCGCAAACAGCTCAGTAAAGAACTCCCTTCGGAAATCGTCGTCAGCCTGCATGTGAACTGGGGCAAGAACAAATCCAAGCGCGGTCCGATTATCCTTCATCAAACCGAAGGCCGCAGCGCATTCCTCGCTGCTTCGATTCAGAACTCTCTAAACAATCTTTATGGCACCTCATCTTTACCACAAATCGGCAAACCGTTTTATTTGCTAAATTACGTGGATAGTCCTGCAGTCATCGTCGAGACAGGCTTTATTAGCAACGCCGAAGACCGCGCCATGCTTAACAGCAAACGCGGCCAACAGAAAATCGCCGAAGCGATATATGGAGGAATCGTCCAATATTTTACGGCAATATAGGATTGTAACTACAAAGATTATTGATAAGATTATTGATACTTCAATTCAAGCCGGACAGTTGTCCGCTGCCCGGTTTTCTCCCCTGTAATGTCATTCTCTTCGATGACGTTCCACTGTCTGCTCACGAGTAGACGCAGCGTCTCGATCTTGTCCGGCTCTATGGATAACTGGCGTAAGGTCAGATTTTCCTGGATGTAGTCATGATCGACTTCCTTCCCGAACCGAAAGCGCAGCAGTCTTTTTAACCCATTAATATGCAGGAACTTAAAAACATAATCGTTGCGGATTGCCTCTTCCCAATCATCGCCCATCTCTTCTGCTGTCTTTAATCGATCCGCAAAATCCATGTCCGGATCCTTTGACTTCTCCAACAACGGAGCATAATTCCCTTGGCGCAAGCAATCAATGATGAATTCTTTGGACTCCCCGCTAGATAAAGCATTCTCTACGAGAAAAGCTACAGGAATAGATAACAATACTTGACCCATACCAATCATTCCTTTTCATGCAAATATTGATTAAACCACCAGATCACTTGATTGTAGCTGTCGACTCGTAACGAGGGCTTGCCGCTTTTCAGCAACGAATGGTTAGAGCCGGGAAAGCGAATAAGCCGAGTCTTTTTCCCGTATCGCTTTAACGTTGTATATAGCTCCTCTGCTTGGGTTATAGGAGTACGGTAATCATTTTCACCGTGCAAAATCAGCAACGGCGTCTCAATCCGGTGCGCGTGAGCCAGCGGCGATCTCGACCACAACAACTCGGCATGCTCCGCTGGGTTGCCGCCGATCACACCTTCGACATAGGATATTCCAATATCGCTCGTCCCATATAGAGACAACCAGTTGGAGATGCTTCGCTGGGTAACGGCAGCCCGAAAACGATGAGTATGAGCGACGATCCAGTTGGTCATAGCACCACCGTAGCTTCCTCCGGTAACTCCAAGCCTGGATTCATCTAGAAAATCATACCGCGACAGCAGCTCATCGACCGCTTCCATTAGATCGCGATAATCTCCTCCAGCGAAGTCCCCCCTGCACGCCTTGGCAAAATACTGCCCATACCCCATACTGCCCCGCGGGTTAACCCACATGACCGCATTTCCCTGTGCGGCCAGTGTCTGCATTTCATGGCTGAATGTTCCGGTATACATCGCATGGGGTCCCCCATGAATTTGCAGTATGAGCGGTATCTTTTTTTCAAATACATGCCCTGGAGGCAGCAGTAGCCAGCCATGAATCTCCATGCCGTCCGTCGATTCGAAGTAAAACCGCTCCGGCGCACGAACCTGAAGAGAGTTCATATATTCCTCATTGCGCCGAGTCAATTGCTGCTCCTTCCCGGTTTCGATATCCACCCGATACAGCTCGCCTGGCCGCTCGCTCGTCAAAGCGGCGACAACGAGGTAGCTTCCGTCCGGGGCTAAGGTATATTGATAGACATCCTTCTCCTGCCCATGCGTCACCGCCCGGTAACTTCCGTCGGCATGGAAGCCATAGACATGAACACAGCCCGCTTGCGTACCGAGCACGAACAGGCCAAACGGCGAATACTCCCAGTTAAACGATGGAATCGCCGAGGGGGCGGCCGCCTTCATATCGCTGAGCGCGGCGTTTCCAAGCTGCATATCCAACTCCGGAGCTAGCCGTACCGGCTTGCCGCCTTCAGTGGATACGACATACAGGCGCTGATGGCTGCCGCTTCCGTAGACGCGGTCGCTTGCCAGCAGCGCCAACTGCCCGCCATCTGCCGAATAAGCCATCTGGCTGATCAACAAGCTGGAATCGGTAATTTTAACCGGTGAGCCCCCGCTGCGACGAACAGTATAAACATCCGAATAATGCAATAAATCCAAGTCTGCCGAGGCAGACTCACTGTAGGGCTGTTTGGATACAAATGATACAGCCTCACTGTCCGGCGACCAGACAGGCGAGGAAATGTCCCATGTGCCTGATACGAGCGATGCAATATTACCGCTATCCAGCTCTAACACAAACAAATGGGTGTATAACCCGTCCCACCAGCCGCGCCCTTCGGCCTTGGGCGTCGTCCGATCAAAAGCATAGCCCTTGCGGTTCGCCTGTTCCTTTGTCTTTTCCGTGTCAGCCTCTTCCCTTGCTGCATCCAGACTTACTCGGCTCGTAAAAGCAATATAGCGCCCATCGGGTGACCAGACAAAGGCATCCACGCCATGCTTCACTTCCGTATGCTGTACCACCGGATGCAAGCTTCCCGCTGCCTGTTCAAACATAGCGCTGTGAAGCTGCTTAACTCCCCTGGCTACCCGCAGAAAGGCAAGCCGCGAACCATCCGGTGACCATTGCGGGGCAGAATCCTGCTCCCCGTCCGTCAGTCGCTGATCTCCGCTCCCATCCATGGCTGCGGCCCGAATATGCGTAATGTATTTATTGTTCTCACGATCCACCGATTGATTGACATAAGCCACCGTCCCAGAAGGGCTGATAGACGGCTGGCTGATAAATTGATAGCCATACAAATCTTCCGGCTGAATTGGACGTTTATTCATCTTGCTCCCTCCTTATCCTTTGAATGCACCGTCGGGAAATGACAGGCTGCAAAATGGCCTTCATTATACTCTTGCAGCAATGGTGCTTCTATACGGCAGCGTTCCACAGCATAAGGGCAGCGTGGATGAAACGCACAGCCTGACGGCGGATTCGCCGGACTCGGCATTTCCCCCGAAAGCAGAATACGTTCCTTGCGCAGTCTGGGGTCAGGCACGGGCACTGCCTCCAGCAGCGCTTCCGTATACGGATGCAAAGAGCGGTTGAATAAATCCTCCCGCGGGGCGAGCTCTACAATTTTCCCCAAATACATGACTGCGATCCGATCGCTGATATGCTTAACCGAAGGCAGGCCATGCGCGATAAAAATATAGGTAAGCTCGAACTGCTCCTGCAAATCCTTGAGCAAATTAAGAATTTGCGCTTGGATAGACACATCCAAAGCCGATACAGGCTCGTCGCAGACAACCAGCTTAGGCTTCATCGCCAGAGCGCGGGCTATACCGATCCGCTGCCGCTGTCCACCGCTGAACTCATGCGGATGCCGATCCACCAGATGCGGGCCAAGCCCAACGGTCTGCAGCAAGCGGTAAACCTCATTGCGCAGCGCTTCACCCTTGGCTAGTCCATGTACCTGGAGCGGCTCCGCGATAATATCGAACACCTTCATCCGTGGATTTAACGATGAATAGGGATCTTGGAACACGAATTGCAAATCCCGACGTACTTTGCGAAGCTCCTGATTGGACAGTTCAGCCAAATTCCTTCCCTGAAAAACGAT comes from the Paenibacillus lentus genome and includes:
- a CDS encoding YqzE family protein — protein: MAKGDELVKYITERVVDYMETPKDVRRSRGREKEPWSRRWFGMIPFSLGMMWGQVAKKPSLNGKGKGTADRK
- a CDS encoding N-acetylmuramoyl-L-alanine amidase family protein; translated protein: MRRKYVPLFMLIFVFGSMYGHGPNAYADDSSFRHAFPQPVILIDAGHGGIDGGTSYGDILEKNINLEIGRRLYVILRSHGYETILNRTGDYALSDDNRWLRSRSRHIRDLAQRKQLSKELPSEIVVSLHVNWGKNKSKRGPIILHQTEGRSAFLAASIQNSLNNLYGTSSLPQIGKPFYLLNYVDSPAVIVETGFISNAEDRAMLNSKRGQQKIAEAIYGGIVQYFTAI
- a CDS encoding S9 family peptidase encodes the protein MNKRPIQPEDLYGYQFISQPSISPSGTVAYVNQSVDRENNKYITHIRAAAMDGSGDQRLTDGEQDSAPQWSPDGSRLAFLRVARGVKQLHSAMFEQAAGSLHPVVQHTEVKHGVDAFVWSPDGRYIAFTSRVSLDAAREEADTEKTKEQANRKGYAFDRTTPKAEGRGWWDGLYTHLFVLELDSGNIASLVSGTWDISSPVWSPDSEAVSFVSKQPYSESASADLDLLHYSDVYTVRRSGGSPVKITDSSLLISQMAYSADGGQLALLASDRVYGSGSHQRLYVVSTEGGKPVRLAPELDMQLGNAALSDMKAAAPSAIPSFNWEYSPFGLFVLGTQAGCVHVYGFHADGSYRAVTHGQEKDVYQYTLAPDGSYLVVAALTSERPGELYRVDIETGKEQQLTRRNEEYMNSLQVRAPERFYFESTDGMEIHGWLLLPPGHVFEKKIPLILQIHGGPHAMYTGTFSHEMQTLAAQGNAVMWVNPRGSMGYGQYFAKACRGDFAGGDYRDLMEAVDELLSRYDFLDESRLGVTGGSYGGAMTNWIVAHTHRFRAAVTQRSISNWLSLYGTSDIGISYVEGVIGGNPAEHAELLWSRSPLAHAHRIETPLLILHGENDYRTPITQAEELYTTLKRYGKKTRLIRFPGSNHSLLKSGKPSLRVDSYNQVIWWFNQYLHEKE
- a CDS encoding ABC transporter ATP-binding protein, yielding MKKTSTEPLLDVKGLKKHYPQKKGWLPGKGGVVRAVDGVSFKVLPGETLGIVGESGCGKSTTGQMITKLLEPTEGEIVFQGRNLAELSNQELRKVRRDLQFVFQDPYSSLNPRMKVFDIIAEPLQVHGLAKGEALRNEVYRLLQTVGLGPHLVDRHPHEFSGGQRQRIGIARALAMKPKLVVCDEPVSALDVSIQAQILNLLKDLQEQFELTYIFIAHGLPSVKHISDRIAVMYLGKIVELAPREDLFNRSLHPYTEALLEAVPVPDPRLRKERILLSGEMPSPANPPSGCAFHPRCPYAVERCRIEAPLLQEYNEGHFAACHFPTVHSKDKEGAR